The Quercus robur chromosome 7, dhQueRobu3.1, whole genome shotgun sequence genome has a segment encoding these proteins:
- the LOC126692547 gene encoding non-specific lipid-transfer protein 1-like, with amino-acid sequence MANSLVLKLTCLALMCLVIGAPVAQAAISCGQVQSSLVACIPYLRSGGSPTQACCNGVKSLNNAAKTTADRQAACECLKTAAGSISGLSPANAASLPGKCGVNVPYKISTSTNCKNVK; translated from the coding sequence ATGGCTAACTCCTTGGTCCTTAAGCTCACTTGCTTGGCACTCATGTGCTTGGTGATTGGTGCACCAGTTGCCCAAGCCGCAATATCATGTGGCCAAGTCCAAAGCAGCCTCGTTGCTTGCATTCCCTACCTGAGGAGTGGAGGGTCTCCCACACAGGCTTGCTGCAATGGGGTTAAGTCCCTTAACAATGCTGCTAAGACCACAGCTGACCGCCAGGCCGCTTGTGAGTGTTTGAAAACAGCTGCCGGTAGCATCTCTGGACTTAGTCCTGCTAATGCTGCTTCTCTCCCTGGCAAGTGTGGAGTCAATGTTCCTTACAAGATCAGCACCTCCACCAACTGCAAAAA